The genomic segment CAATTCTGGCTAGGCTTGATGCCGCATTAAGCGACTATAAAAAGAAAACTTAAGATGTATTGATTACGTCGAGATATTTTGTGACCTGAAGCTGCATGACAACAACAAAAACACTTCATCGGGTTCCAACAAAACAAAAAATGTCCATACGAGATTGAAACGCGTCAGCATGAAGATCATGTCTAATCGAATATGATTAGTTTCTTCGATAATGTAGAAAGCAGAACATGACCATATCTTTAGATGAAAATAAAGCTGATTGGAAGCGCTCGATCAATTATGCGTGTATGCACTTTTTACGAGTGGTTCTGTGGCGTCAAGGCGCAGCATCAAACGATATTGTAGACACGCTCGCTGCCGAGCTCACCAAGAAGGTGGAGCATTTGGCAGAGTGGTGCCAAGAACAAAGAGGCGATACAGAAATCCTTGGCCGAGCCATTTCTTATCTCGCGACACATCATGACGGTCCTTGGAAGGGACCAGACTGGTTTGTAGACTCACTGCATATACTGATTGAAATTGCAGTGCCGAATACGGGTCTGGATGATACAACTGCTGAGTTTTTGGCGGATATGCAACGAGGTATTTCACAATCTCAGCAAAACGCACCAACTGCCCGAGAAAATCTTCGTGTTACAGATGAGGTAGCGAGAGACGTACGGATGCTGCAGGAAGCTGGCTGCGAATATGGCCTTATCTCCTCGCTTCTTGATTTGAATGAAGCTATCTTTCACGGTGAAGTACTAACGGAAAACCAGAATGGTCTATTACTTACAGCCGCTACTGCGGCGCCGTTTGCTCGCCAGGAACGGTTATCCCGACAAATTGATTGAGACGTCATCCGTCAAGCGATCACACCTCGGAGAAAGCGGCCATCACATTTCCCATCCCACCAGCCATTTACCAAATTTGCAAACCCCGCTCAAACCCGCGTAAAATGCGGGCATCGCGGGTGTAGTTCAATGGTAGAACGAAAGCTTCCCAAGCTTTAGACGAGGGTTCGATCCCCTCTACCCGCTCCAGGCCAGCGTTGGCACCCGTTATCCGAGGGTGCCATTTGTATTTTTGAGGCTTGCATTTGTCTGGCGTTACAATGGCGTTGCCTGCTTGGGCACACCAGCGCTTGCTTCGCTTCACCCTAACCGTCTATTGAGCATGTCAGAAAACAAATCCGGCAAACCCCTTTTTTACGATCCGACCGAACACCGGATCCGCAGCTTTGTCACGCGCGCCGGGCGCTTGTCGACGGCGCAGGCGCGTGCTATCGAGGAACTGGGGCCGCGTTTTCTGGTCCCATATGATAAGGCTGTGGTCGATCTTGACCAGGTTTTTGAGCGCAGTGCGCCGACTATCCTGGAAATCGGTTTCGGCATGGGCGAGACGTCGGCCAAGATTGCTGCGGGCATGCCTGAGAAGAATTTCGTCGGTGTTGAGGTGCATACGCCGGGCGTCGGCAGCTTGCTGAAGCTGATCGGCGAGCAGCAACTGAGCAATATGCGCCTGATCCAGCATGATGCGGTGGAAGTGCTGACCAACATGATCGCGCCGGGGGCGCTGGCTGGCGCGCATGTGTTCTTTCCGGATCCTTGGCACAAGGCGCGGCATAACAAACGCCGCTTGCTGCAGGGGCCGCTGGTCAGCTTGCTGGCTTCGCGGATTGCGCCGGGCGGTTATCTGCATTGCGCCACCGACTGGCAAGAGTACGCTGAACAGATGCTGGAAGTGCTGAGCGCTGAACCGCAATTGAAGAATACCGCGGCTACTTATGCGGAACGGCCGGATTATCGGCCGGTGACCAAGTTCGAAAACCGCGGTTTGCGTCTCGGACATGGCGTCTGGGATCTGGTATTTACACGCGTTTGAGTTTCGCGCGTTTGCGTTTTATTGCCATAGGAAGTCTGCAGCATGTTGATCATCCGACCTTTCCCCCGCACCGATAACCGGCTTACCCGGTTTGCCGCCTCGGCGGCGCTGCTTGCCCTGTGTCATTTTTCAGTTGCGCAGGCGGGGGAGCAAGCAACTCCGCTGCCGCCTGGAACAATCACGGTTGAGGATACCCATTATCCCAAGGCGCCGCTTCCTTACGGCAAGTCCTCAGCCGAAGACATGGTCAATACCGCCAAACGCAATGTCGGCCAGATCGACCGCGAATTGCGCAAGGATACGCCTCCCAGCGAGCCCACTGCTGCTGCGACGGCGTTGAACAAGCAGCAGATACTGGAAAAAGGCCTGGCGCCCGAGGTTGCGCCGAAAGAGCCTGCCAGGCCGGGCGAAACCACCATGGAAGACATTACGCGGCCGGATGGCCTGCGGGTGACCAAGGTGACCGGGCCGAACGGCACCTATTGCGTGACGCAGATTTCGGTCGGCAACACCAAGGGCGAAGACATCATCCAGCGCGGCGCTATTTCGCGCACGACCAGTTGCGGATCGGGGTTTTGATTTGATTGCGCCTGGATAATCATTTATTCAGAAAGCGCAGCAAAACGGCTATAGATAGCCATCATTCGGTACAATCTGTGGATGTTGTCCGAATTCGACCTTATTTCCCGCTACTTTACGCGTCCCGCACGCAGCAATATCGCGCATATTGCTCTCGGCGTCGGCGACGACTGCGCATTGTTGACGCCTACGGCCGGCATGCAGCTGGCCATTTCCACCGATATGCTGGTGGAAGGGCGGCATTTTTTTCCGGATACCGATGCGTTTGCGCTGGGCCACAAATGCCTGGCGGTCAATCTCTCCGATTTGGCAGCGATGGGCGCGCGTCCGCTGGCGTTTACGCTGGCGCTGGCGTTGCCTGCAGCACGTGAGGAATGGCTGGCGCCGTTTTCCAGCGGTTTGCTGGCGCTGGCCGACGCCCATCACTGCGAGCTGATCGGCGGCGACACCACCAAGGGGCCGTTGAATATCTGCATTACCGTTTTCGGTGAAACCGCGCCGGGCCAGGCTTTGCGCCGCGATGCAGCGCAGGCGGGAGATGACATCTGGGTCTCGGGTACGCTGGGCGATGCGCGGCTGGCGCTGGCGGTCTATCGCAACGAACTTGCCGGGCAGTTGAATGCCGATCTGCAGCTCGGCAGCGAGAATTTCTTGCTGGCGGCTGCGCGCATGCATCAGCCAACGCCGCGGGTTGCACTGGGTCTGACTTTGCGCGGGATTGCGCGTGCCGCCATCGACATTTCCGATGGCCTGGTTGGTGATCTCGGCCACATCCTGGCGCGCTCTGGCGTCGGCGCTACGCTGGCGGTGGACAGCCTGCCGGCCGGCACGATATTGAGCCAGCAAAACCTAGACATCCGACGCCATTTCACGCTGGCCGGCGGCGACGACTACGAACTCTGTTTTACCGCTGCAGCGAGCCAGCGCGACGCCGTACTGGCCGCAGCTCAGACGAGCGCCACTGCAGTGACGCGTATCGGCTGCATCGACGCCGCTCAGGGCCTGCGCTTGCTCGACGCACACAACGCGCCATTGAATCTACAACTCAGCTCTTTCGATCACTTTCACACTTCATGACTACACCGGACAGCAACTCTTCTCAGCAACCCATCCGGCCTGGTCCGCGCTTCATGCTGTCGCATCCTGCCCATTTCATTGCACAAGGTTTCGGTAGCGGGTTGTCGCCCATCATGCCAGGCACCTTCGGCACCTTGTTTGGCTGGTTGTCATATGTGGTGATGACCACCCGCTGGCCGGAAATTTTCACGCCGCTGAACTGGCTGGTGATCATCGCTGCGGGTTTCGTGGTCGGCGTCTGGACTTGCCAGACCACCGGTCGTCATCTGCATGCCCCCGATCACGGCAGCATGGTGTGGGACGAGATCATCGCGTTCTGGCTGGTGCTGGTGGTGGTCACCCCTGCCAGCTTGCAGGCGCAGTTCGCCGCCTTCGTCGTGTTCCGGTTTTTCGACATGGTCAAGCCGCCGCCGATCAACTATTTCGACCGCCGTTTCAAGGGTGGCTTCGGCGTCATGTGGGATGACATTGTGGCAGCGTTTTATACCTTGCTGGCGATCGCTATGTGGCGCTTGGTCTAAGGACGCGATTGCATCCGTCCGCAACAAGTGGCAGTATGTACTGACCCATCGGCAGAACAGAAAACAGGAGTTGCGACATGAACACCGCGCTTGAAGACAACACCGAACAAATTACTGATCTGGCAGCACAAGTCGGCCGCGCGTTACAAGCCAAGGGCTGGTTTCTCTCCACTGCCGAGTCCTGCACCGGCGGCGGCGTATCGCAGGCGATTACAGAAATCGCCGGCTCTTCGGAATGGTTTGATTGCGGCTTCGTGACTTACTCGAACGCCTCCAAGACAGAATTGCTGGATATCCCGGAAGCCGAAATTGCGCAACATGGTACGGTCAGCGAAGAAATCGCCGCCGCCATGGCGGAAGGCGCGCTGGCCAACAGCAATGCCGATGTCACCGTCTCTACTACCGGCATTGCCGGCCCCGGCGGCGCGGTGCCGGGCAAGCCGGTTGGCACTGTCTGCTTCGGCTGGTCAGTGGGTCATCACACCCATACCGAGCGGCTGGTGTTTGCCGGCGATCGCCGTGCGGTGCGTGAACAGACTGTCATCCACGCACTGCAAGGCTTGTTGAAATTCCTGAAGTAACTTGATCCGGTAACCGGTCAGCCGCGGAAGCGATTGATTGCGTCGCGGGTTTCTTCTGCGACACGTTTGGCTGCCTGTGCGAAGTTTTCGCCGGCATCGTGATCAGGCTTGGCGTACAGGATGGCGCGCGACGAGTTGATCATCATACCCATGCCATTTGCGGTCTTGCCTGCATTCACGGTCGCCTCGATATCCCCACCCTGAGCGCCGACACCCGGCACCAGCAGCGGCATATCGCCGATGATACTGCGCACTTGCGCCAGTTCCTGCGGGAAAGTCGCTCCCACCACCAGGCCGCACTGGCCATTGGTATTCCATTTTTCAGCGACCAGCCGGGCGACGTGCTGATAGAGCGGCACGCCGTCCACCGTCAGGAATTGCAAATCGGAACCGCCGGCGTTGGAGGTGCGGCACAGCACGATGGCGCCGCGGTCTTTCCATTCCAGATAAGGCGCCACCGAATCGAAGCCCATGTAAGGGCTGACGGTGACCGCGTCGGCGCCGTAGCGCTCGAATGCTTCACGCGCGTATTGCTCGGCGGTAGCGCCGATGTCGCCGCGCTTGGCGTCCATCACGATCGGGATACTCGGATGGTTTTCGCGCAGATAGGCACAGATCGCTTCTAGCTGGTCTTCCGCGCGCATGGCCGAAAAATAGGCGATTTGCGGTTTGAAGGCGCAGGCGGTAGCTGCGGTGGCGTCTATGATTTCCTTACAGAAAGTGTAGATGGCGTCCGGCTGCTGCTGCAGATGTGCTGGAAATTTGGCAATATCGGGATCCAGGCCGACGCACAGCAAGGAATTGTTGGTGCGCCAGGCGGCGGATAATTTTTCGATAAAAGTCACGATCAAGCCTCAATAATGCGAACCCCACATTGTAAATCCAAAATACCCGGGATTAACTGGCAGACAAGCCGATAAGCTTTGGATTTACATTCTTTCTCCGTGATTTAACACTTGAGCAGCCTGCGATAGTTTGCTAACGTGCCTTATTATTGTTTCTTTTATCAGGGATATTCCATGAAAACTTTCTTTAAATGGCTGGCAATTGCCGTCATCGCCTCCCTTCTCAGCGCTTGCGGCTATAACGATTTCCAGGCCAAGGATGAGGCCGTGAAGGCCGCCTGGGGCGAAGTCGTCAACCAATACCAAGGCCGCGCCGACCTGGTGCCGAAGATCGCCCAGATCGTGAAAGCCTACGCCGTCCATGAAGAAAGCACCTTTGAAGCGGTCACCAAGGCGCGCTCCGCCGCCACCAGTTTTCAGATCACGCCGGAAGTGCTGAACGATCCGGCTGCGTTCGAGAAATTCCAGCAGGTGCAGGGCCAGTTGTCGTCGGCCTTGTCGCGCCTGATGGCGGTATCGGAGAATTATCCGCAACTGAAGGCGGATGGCCTGTACCGCGATGCGCAATCGCAACTGGAAGGAATCGAAAACCGTATCAAGGTGGCGCGTAACCGCTACATCGTTGCGGTGCAGGACTACAACGTGCTGACGCGCAGCTTTCCAACCAACCTGACCGCCATGGCGATGAGCTACAAGGTCAAGCCATCGTTCACGGTGGACAACGAAAAGGCGATCTCGACCTCGCCCGACGTTGATTTCGGCGGCAAAAAATAATGTCGCGTAGCGCATGCCGCGCACCGGTGCTGGCCTTGTGGCTGGCGCTGCTGAGCCTGCTGTCCATCCTCGCCCTGCCTGCCGCTGCCCAAACCATGGCGGCGCAGGTTGCGGTGCCGCCGCTGCAATCGCATGTCACCGACCTGGTGGGCATGCTGCAGCCAGACCAGCGTACAGCCCTCGACAATACCCTGAGCGAGTATGAAACACGCACCGGCAGCCAGATCGCCATCCTGTTGCTCAGCAAGACCGAGCCGGAGGGCATCGAGGATTATGCAGTGCGTGTCGCCGATGCCTGGAAGCTTGGCCGCAAGGGTATCGACGATGGCGTTATCCTGCTGGTGGCCAAGGACAATCCGAAGGCCTTGCGGCGCATGATGATCCTCACCGGGCGCGGTGTTCAGGGCACCTTGACCGATGCCCAGTCCAAGCGGGTTTTGCAAGACATCATCGCACCGTATTTCTCCAAGGGCGATTTTTACGGCGGCCTGACAGCTGGCATCTCGGCCATCATGCCGCTGCTCGACCAGGAGAATTTTGCGCCGCCCAGCCGTAAAGCTGCACAGGCGCAAGAGCCCTCCTCCGACCTGC from the Collimonas arenae genome contains:
- the trmB gene encoding tRNA (guanosine(46)-N7)-methyltransferase TrmB translates to MSENKSGKPLFYDPTEHRIRSFVTRAGRLSTAQARAIEELGPRFLVPYDKAVVDLDQVFERSAPTILEIGFGMGETSAKIAAGMPEKNFVGVEVHTPGVGSLLKLIGEQQLSNMRLIQHDAVEVLTNMIAPGALAGAHVFFPDPWHKARHNKRRLLQGPLVSLLASRIAPGGYLHCATDWQEYAEQMLEVLSAEPQLKNTAATYAERPDYRPVTKFENRGLRLGHGVWDLVFTRV
- the thiL gene encoding thiamine-phosphate kinase, whose protein sequence is MLSEFDLISRYFTRPARSNIAHIALGVGDDCALLTPTAGMQLAISTDMLVEGRHFFPDTDAFALGHKCLAVNLSDLAAMGARPLAFTLALALPAAREEWLAPFSSGLLALADAHHCELIGGDTTKGPLNICITVFGETAPGQALRRDAAQAGDDIWVSGTLGDARLALAVYRNELAGQLNADLQLGSENFLLAAARMHQPTPRVALGLTLRGIARAAIDISDGLVGDLGHILARSGVGATLAVDSLPAGTILSQQNLDIRRHFTLAGGDDYELCFTAAASQRDAVLAAAQTSATAVTRIGCIDAAQGLRLLDAHNAPLNLQLSSFDHFHTS
- a CDS encoding phosphatidylglycerophosphatase A family protein yields the protein MTTPDSNSSQQPIRPGPRFMLSHPAHFIAQGFGSGLSPIMPGTFGTLFGWLSYVVMTTRWPEIFTPLNWLVIIAAGFVVGVWTCQTTGRHLHAPDHGSMVWDEIIAFWLVLVVVTPASLQAQFAAFVVFRFFDMVKPPPINYFDRRFKGGFGVMWDDIVAAFYTLLAIAMWRLV
- a CDS encoding CinA family protein, coding for MNTALEDNTEQITDLAAQVGRALQAKGWFLSTAESCTGGGVSQAITEIAGSSEWFDCGFVTYSNASKTELLDIPEAEIAQHGTVSEEIAAAMAEGALANSNADVTVSTTGIAGPGGAVPGKPVGTVCFGWSVGHHTHTERLVFAGDRRAVREQTVIHALQGLLKFLK
- the pyrF gene encoding orotidine-5'-phosphate decarboxylase; this translates as MTFIEKLSAAWRTNNSLLCVGLDPDIAKFPAHLQQQPDAIYTFCKEIIDATAATACAFKPQIAYFSAMRAEDQLEAICAYLRENHPSIPIVMDAKRGDIGATAEQYAREAFERYGADAVTVSPYMGFDSVAPYLEWKDRGAIVLCRTSNAGGSDLQFLTVDGVPLYQHVARLVAEKWNTNGQCGLVVGATFPQELAQVRSIIGDMPLLVPGVGAQGGDIEATVNAGKTANGMGMMINSSRAILYAKPDHDAGENFAQAAKRVAEETRDAINRFRG
- a CDS encoding LemA family protein — protein: MKTFFKWLAIAVIASLLSACGYNDFQAKDEAVKAAWGEVVNQYQGRADLVPKIAQIVKAYAVHEESTFEAVTKARSAATSFQITPEVLNDPAAFEKFQQVQGQLSSALSRLMAVSENYPQLKADGLYRDAQSQLEGIENRIKVARNRYIVAVQDYNVLTRSFPTNLTAMAMSYKVKPSFTVDNEKAISTSPDVDFGGKK
- a CDS encoding TPM domain-containing protein, coding for MSRSACRAPVLALWLALLSLLSILALPAAAQTMAAQVAVPPLQSHVTDLVGMLQPDQRTALDNTLSEYETRTGSQIAILLLSKTEPEGIEDYAVRVADAWKLGRKGIDDGVILLVAKDNPKALRRMMILTGRGVQGTLTDAQSKRVLQDIIAPYFSKGDFYGGLTAGISAIMPLLDQENFAPPSRKAAQAQEPSSDLLGALAPLLFFGFIILITIISRARGGGAGSGRSLNSNVWGNAAGVIIGSILSQGGRGGGGFGGGGGSFGGGGGFSGGGGGFDGGGASGDW